A genomic region of Fodinisporobacter ferrooxydans contains the following coding sequences:
- the tnpC gene encoding IS66 family transposase: protein MKTIDLESLSPEITEYILKLETQLQEQTKTVEDQRIRIDQLMNMLSNFQKTLYGQSSEKSKYVLGEDSQQLSLFNEAEAESNRHTPEPDNVSVSGHTRKAKRTKEEIAANLPVVEILCELEEEKRVCEECSGNMRVLGKETVREELEIIPAQVRRLRYVRQSYVCESCEKETGEATIVKAPTPAPVIKRSLASASTVAHVMYQKYVNGMPLYRQEKDWANQGIILSRATLANWVIRAATDWLVPLWETMKSYLLNQGVIHADETVIQVLKEEGKKPSSDSRMWVYCSGNTGDATVVLFEYQPTRSGEHARRFLEGFHGFLQTDGYSGYDKVPEVTRCGCWSHLRRKYQEAMPKGGTVEGSAAAVGFEYCNRLFAIERDLAQLSPEKRKQQRQERSKPVLEAYWSWLETVNPLKGSKLAEAITYSINQKTSLNTFLEDGRIELSNNRAENAIRPFVIGRKGWLFADTKKGAQASAVVYSIVETAKANQLNVYMYLVHIFSKMPGLDFKSNPSLLEDLMPWSQNLPNYCRN from the coding sequence ATGAAAACGATCGATTTGGAGAGTCTTTCTCCCGAGATAACTGAATATATTTTAAAACTCGAAACCCAATTACAAGAACAGACGAAAACGGTCGAAGACCAAAGGATCCGTATCGACCAACTGATGAATATGCTGTCCAACTTTCAAAAAACTCTGTATGGTCAATCCAGCGAAAAAAGTAAGTATGTGTTAGGTGAGGATAGTCAGCAGCTTTCTCTGTTCAACGAAGCGGAGGCCGAGTCCAATCGTCATACTCCCGAGCCCGATAACGTCTCTGTTTCCGGGCATACTCGAAAAGCCAAGCGGACAAAGGAAGAAATCGCTGCAAATCTTCCCGTGGTGGAGATCCTTTGTGAGTTGGAAGAAGAAAAACGGGTCTGTGAGGAATGCAGCGGAAACATGCGGGTGCTTGGCAAAGAAACGGTCCGGGAAGAGTTAGAGATCATCCCGGCCCAGGTAAGGCGGCTTCGCTATGTCCGACAAAGCTATGTCTGCGAAAGCTGCGAGAAAGAAACGGGCGAAGCGACCATCGTAAAGGCACCCACCCCCGCCCCTGTCATAAAACGGAGTCTTGCTTCAGCATCTACGGTGGCTCATGTCATGTATCAGAAATATGTGAATGGCATGCCGCTATACCGACAGGAAAAAGACTGGGCCAATCAGGGGATCATCCTTTCCCGAGCCACTTTAGCCAACTGGGTCATTCGAGCTGCAACGGACTGGCTGGTGCCTTTATGGGAGACCATGAAGTCTTATCTCCTGAATCAGGGGGTGATTCACGCAGATGAAACTGTGATCCAGGTACTCAAAGAGGAAGGGAAGAAACCATCCTCTGATTCGAGAATGTGGGTCTACTGCTCGGGGAATACCGGAGATGCGACAGTGGTGCTGTTTGAATACCAACCTACACGATCCGGCGAGCATGCGAGACGGTTTCTGGAAGGCTTTCATGGGTTTTTACAAACCGATGGCTACAGTGGATATGACAAGGTTCCAGAGGTAACCCGATGTGGGTGCTGGAGCCACTTGCGCAGGAAATATCAGGAGGCCATGCCCAAGGGTGGAACAGTGGAAGGCTCCGCTGCCGCGGTAGGATTTGAATACTGCAACCGATTGTTTGCCATCGAGAGGGATTTGGCACAGCTCTCTCCGGAAAAACGGAAACAACAGCGTCAGGAACGCTCCAAACCCGTTCTTGAGGCGTATTGGTCATGGCTCGAAACCGTAAACCCTCTTAAAGGTTCCAAACTGGCAGAGGCTATTACCTATTCTATTAACCAAAAAACGTCGCTGAATACGTTTCTGGAAGATGGGCGCATTGAATTGTCCAATAATCGAGCCGAGAATGCCATCCGGCCCTTTGTCATCGGAAGAAAGGGATGGTTATTTGCTGATACGAAAAAAGGAGCACAAGCAAGTGCAGTTGTCTATAGCATTGTAGAAACGGCAAAAGCGAATCAACTCAATGTTTATATGTATCTCGTACATATCTTCAGTAAAATGCCAGGGTTAGACTTCAAGAGCAATCCATCGCTTCTAGAAGATTTGATGCCTTGGTCGCAAAATCTGCCAAACTACTGCCGCAACTAA
- a CDS encoding MFS transporter: MPNVRSQSDPRIRLLWVLSAATFLIFFQAFMVAPLIPHLASFFNVSVGTIGLIVPAYLLPYGATTLVYGPLSDRLGRRTIILASFAGFILFTGFTALADSAAALFWLRLITGLVASGVVPIALALVGDHFDYKERGRALGWLFGAMAGGMAFGSTLGAVLEPFLTWQGLFLGVAVLSILVFITLIPFQTMLDQRVTVNVPSTLRQVGMGLLMLLKSKRGARTYTYVLFNGIFHSGVFTWLGYYFAKRYGLGDVGVGLALLGYGIPGFLFGPVIGRLADRMGRSHFIPIGFVIAGLSTAVLSLHLPVIVAALLVTTLSLGYDMTQPLLAGIVTDLTSKRGLAMGLNVFCLFLGFGVGSLVFSGALLLGFRMALLIFGFFAILASVLAIQLFRLEKQPNG; this comes from the coding sequence GTGCCTAATGTTCGTTCGCAAAGTGATCCAAGAATCCGCCTTCTTTGGGTTCTCTCGGCAGCGACCTTCCTGATCTTCTTTCAGGCTTTCATGGTCGCTCCACTCATCCCACATCTTGCGAGTTTTTTCAATGTTTCGGTTGGAACCATCGGGTTGATCGTTCCAGCTTACTTACTCCCATATGGAGCGACAACACTCGTTTACGGTCCACTTTCCGATCGTTTGGGGCGACGTACTATTATTCTCGCATCGTTTGCCGGATTCATTTTATTTACCGGGTTCACGGCACTCGCCGATTCTGCAGCTGCTTTATTCTGGCTGCGTCTGATTACGGGACTTGTTGCCAGTGGTGTAGTGCCGATTGCGTTGGCTCTTGTCGGCGACCACTTTGACTACAAAGAACGTGGGCGTGCGCTCGGGTGGCTGTTCGGAGCAATGGCTGGCGGGATGGCGTTTGGTTCAACACTGGGAGCCGTTCTTGAACCTTTCCTTACATGGCAAGGGCTCTTTCTCGGTGTCGCTGTATTGTCGATCCTGGTTTTCATCACATTGATACCGTTCCAAACAATGTTGGATCAACGTGTGACGGTCAACGTTCCATCCACCCTTCGTCAGGTAGGAATGGGGCTGCTTATGTTACTGAAATCCAAACGTGGTGCTCGAACTTATACGTACGTTTTGTTTAACGGCATATTTCATTCGGGGGTCTTTACATGGCTCGGGTACTATTTTGCTAAGCGGTATGGTTTAGGTGATGTGGGCGTCGGACTTGCACTACTCGGTTATGGAATTCCCGGTTTTCTTTTCGGACCAGTCATTGGCCGCTTGGCCGATCGTATGGGAAGAAGTCATTTCATTCCAATCGGCTTCGTGATCGCAGGACTTTCAACCGCTGTTCTTTCCCTGCATCTTCCGGTGATTGTAGCCGCATTACTTGTCACGACCCTTTCCCTCGGCTATGATATGACCCAGCCGCTGCTGGCGGGTATCGTGACAGATTTGACTTCCAAGCGTGGTCTTGCTATGGGGTTGAATGTTTTCTGTTTATTTTTAGGATTTGGTGTTGGCAGCTTGGTTTTCAGTGGTGCACTTCTCTTAGGATTTCGCATGGCGTTACTTATATTTGGATTCTTTGCAATTCTGGCATCCGTTTTGGCAATTCAATTGTTTCGCTTAGAGAAGCAACCGAATGGGTGA
- a CDS encoding metal-sensitive transcriptional regulator: protein MQELPMMDDFERKERIEKCARRLSVIEGQVRGVKRMIEEDTSNCVAILTQISSIHEALRSVGKEVMRKYLQTCATNAIKNGSDEVYDDLMDVIYKYAK from the coding sequence ATGCAAGAACTGCCAATGATGGATGATTTCGAGCGCAAGGAACGGATCGAAAAATGCGCTCGCAGACTGTCCGTGATCGAAGGGCAAGTACGGGGCGTCAAACGGATGATTGAAGAAGATACATCGAACTGCGTCGCTATACTCACGCAGATTTCCAGTATCCACGAAGCACTGCGAAGTGTCGGAAAAGAGGTCATGCGCAAGTACCTGCAAACATGTGCCACGAATGCTATAAAAAACGGATCGGATGAAGTGTACGATGATCTGATGGATGTCATTTATAAATACGCAAAGTGA
- a CDS encoding heavy metal translocating P-type ATPase: MSKLHLKVGGMHCSLCTQSVQRALVRLDGVSDAQVSLAHQEVLIDYDPGRVRIDTMTQTLYQLGYTSREPNRADVFAVEKQELNNARRTAIHVGILVALATIWMVLRFWLGHSMIFDVGQAAFAIISTLGPASFVFRNAFQSVRRGIVNQDVLAAAAAAAGLVGGALGLIWPAFPSSAFFGATTFVLAFHGVGGFASVLVHVRASQSVQKLLSLQPATATRLDPTGCEEMVPVDSLALADHVRVRPGERIPVDGKIVQGVSSVDQQLVTGEPLPVDTQPGDEVIGGSLNGNGSLIIEVTRIGEDSFLQRVANQVTEARVMKPGILRLVDRILNIYVPTVLILALIGGLLWVVASWVFEGHPLWVRAGFTVLSVLVMGYPCALGMATPLAIIRASGEAAERGILMRSGEAFQVFRLVDTIVFDKTGTLTEGKPQLASVWTLNGDEDTVLSLAASADWASEHPVAKAIVSAAKEQGLPIQSMNHFHALPGRGIEARIEDQEVLIGTERLMTERGLNDLKEAREWIAEQQWHGRTIVFVAYNGKVAGAISVSDRIKPDAKSVLASLKKLKISAILATGDHQQAASAVAEELGITDVHAQLLPEDKLSFVRQLQREGRRVAFIGDGINDAPSLMQADVGIAIGTGTDIAIDAADVVLPGQRLKAVLEAHILARTSYAMTVRNVLLALSVNGIGVVASLSGFVHPLWAMLAMAFSLVVVLGHTLFSRFALGEPQNPANLS; this comes from the coding sequence ATGAGTAAACTCCATCTCAAGGTGGGAGGCATGCACTGCTCACTATGCACTCAATCCGTTCAGCGTGCACTTGTCCGATTGGACGGCGTTTCGGATGCGCAAGTCAGTCTCGCACACCAGGAAGTTCTCATTGACTACGATCCAGGTCGAGTACGAATCGATACGATGACACAAACGTTATATCAGCTCGGGTACACATCGAGAGAGCCGAATCGTGCGGATGTTTTCGCGGTGGAAAAGCAGGAACTAAACAATGCCCGGCGTACCGCCATTCACGTTGGTATTCTGGTTGCCCTTGCCACGATATGGATGGTTCTGCGCTTTTGGCTAGGACATTCCATGATATTTGATGTTGGGCAGGCGGCTTTCGCCATCATCTCTACATTGGGGCCCGCATCTTTTGTCTTCCGTAATGCTTTTCAATCGGTCCGCCGTGGGATCGTAAACCAAGACGTTTTGGCGGCAGCGGCAGCAGCGGCCGGACTCGTCGGTGGTGCTCTCGGATTGATTTGGCCGGCCTTCCCGTCGTCAGCTTTCTTTGGGGCTACGACGTTTGTGCTCGCCTTCCACGGTGTGGGTGGTTTTGCATCGGTTCTGGTTCATGTGCGTGCATCACAATCCGTTCAAAAACTCTTGTCGCTCCAACCGGCAACAGCAACTCGACTGGATCCAACCGGTTGTGAAGAAATGGTTCCGGTGGACAGCCTGGCGCTTGCTGACCACGTTCGGGTTCGACCTGGTGAACGCATTCCTGTCGACGGGAAAATCGTCCAAGGTGTGTCATCGGTGGATCAACAGCTTGTCACAGGCGAGCCCTTGCCAGTAGATACTCAGCCTGGCGACGAAGTGATTGGAGGATCCTTGAATGGAAACGGAAGCCTCATCATCGAGGTTACCCGGATTGGCGAAGATTCATTTCTCCAGCGAGTGGCAAACCAAGTTACAGAAGCGCGTGTGATGAAACCGGGAATCCTCCGGCTCGTGGACAGAATCTTGAATATCTATGTTCCGACCGTATTGATACTGGCACTTATCGGTGGGCTTTTATGGGTTGTCGCCAGTTGGGTATTCGAAGGTCACCCACTCTGGGTGCGAGCGGGTTTTACAGTCCTCAGCGTGCTTGTCATGGGTTATCCATGTGCGCTTGGCATGGCAACACCCTTGGCGATCATTCGGGCAAGTGGTGAGGCGGCGGAACGAGGAATCCTGATGCGCTCCGGGGAAGCCTTCCAAGTCTTCCGGCTCGTGGACACGATCGTATTCGATAAGACTGGTACGTTAACGGAAGGGAAACCACAACTGGCATCCGTATGGACATTAAATGGCGATGAGGATACTGTACTTAGCTTGGCGGCTTCTGCCGATTGGGCATCCGAACATCCCGTTGCAAAGGCGATTGTTTCAGCGGCAAAGGAACAGGGATTACCCATTCAGTCAATGAATCACTTCCATGCTCTTCCGGGTCGAGGCATCGAAGCCCGAATAGAAGATCAGGAAGTGCTGATTGGCACGGAGCGGCTGATGACAGAGCGCGGGCTGAATGATTTGAAAGAGGCTCGGGAGTGGATAGCAGAACAGCAGTGGCATGGTCGCACGATCGTATTTGTAGCATATAACGGGAAGGTTGCCGGTGCGATCTCCGTTTCGGATCGCATAAAACCGGATGCAAAATCAGTTCTTGCTTCGTTGAAGAAATTAAAAATTTCAGCTATCCTAGCAACTGGCGATCACCAGCAAGCAGCCAGTGCAGTTGCAGAGGAACTCGGTATTACGGATGTTCATGCACAGTTGCTTCCGGAAGATAAGCTCTCGTTCGTTCGACAACTGCAAAGAGAAGGCCGCCGAGTCGCTTTCATCGGCGACGGGATCAACGACGCCCCCTCTCTGATGCAGGCCGATGTGGGAATTGCCATTGGCACTGGGACAGATATTGCCATCGATGCTGCCGACGTTGTACTTCCGGGACAGCGACTCAAAGCTGTGTTGGAAGCACATATCTTGGCACGAACCAGCTACGCCATGACGGTTCGTAATGTATTACTCGCATTGTCAGTGAACGGAATTGGCGTTGTAGCCTCATTGTCAGGTTTCGTTCACCCTTTATGGGCCATGTTGGCGATGGCTTTCTCGCTGGTTGTGGTACTTGGCCACACGTTGTTCAGCCGATTCGCTCTGGGAGAACCACAAAACCCTGCCAATCTTTCTTGA
- a CDS encoding DUF2933 domain-containing protein has product MNWSLLLLLACPLMMLFCMKGMFGGKKDGGSHGETETSVITQTKFNRMQIQMADLIEQNHNLMKEIQALKESSLQESSFSNVVDLKERVTNSDRKEIS; this is encoded by the coding sequence TTGAATTGGAGTTTGCTTTTGCTTTTGGCGTGCCCTTTAATGATGCTCTTTTGTATGAAGGGCATGTTTGGAGGGAAGAAGGATGGAGGATCTCATGGAGAGACAGAAACATCCGTTATTACCCAAACGAAATTCAACAGGATGCAAATCCAGATGGCGGATTTAATCGAACAAAATCACAATCTCATGAAGGAAATTCAAGCATTGAAAGAGTCTTCCTTACAGGAATCATCGTTCTCAAATGTTGTAGATTTAAAGGAAAGAGTGACGAATAGCGATAGAAAAGAAATCTCCTAA
- the cysK gene encoding cysteine synthase A has product MVRLAKNITETIGNTPLVRLNKLSDKTGAEVYGKLEACNPGGSVKDRIGLSMIEAAEKEGILTKDSIIVEATSGNTGIALAMVAAARGYKLILVMPETMSLERRSLLHAYGAELVLTPGSEGMKGAIAKANELVSQHPNAFLARQFENLANPEIHRKTTAEEIWNDTDGQIDLFISGIGTGGTMTGVAEVIKERKQGFQAIAVEPDDSPVLSGGTPGPHKIQGLGAGFVPAILNTACYDEVIRVKNQEAFEMGRNLAREEGILAGISSGAAYQAAHIVAHRSENKGKLIVVILPDTGERYLSTQLFQEQ; this is encoded by the coding sequence ATGGTAAGATTGGCAAAAAATATTACGGAGACAATCGGAAACACGCCATTGGTTCGATTGAATAAGCTAAGCGATAAAACGGGTGCTGAAGTATATGGAAAGCTGGAAGCATGTAACCCTGGGGGAAGTGTAAAAGACAGAATCGGTCTTTCCATGATTGAGGCTGCCGAAAAAGAAGGGATCCTTACAAAAGACAGTATCATTGTTGAAGCAACGAGCGGCAATACGGGAATTGCCTTGGCCATGGTTGCCGCTGCAAGAGGGTATAAGTTGATCTTGGTGATGCCGGAAACGATGAGTCTTGAAAGACGCAGCTTGTTGCATGCGTACGGAGCAGAACTAGTATTGACACCAGGATCGGAAGGAATGAAGGGCGCCATAGCAAAAGCAAATGAATTGGTTTCACAACATCCGAATGCTTTTCTGGCGCGGCAATTTGAGAACCTGGCCAACCCGGAAATACACCGTAAAACAACAGCGGAAGAAATTTGGAATGATACGGATGGACAGATTGATCTTTTTATTAGTGGAATCGGAACAGGCGGAACGATGACAGGTGTTGCGGAAGTGATCAAGGAACGGAAGCAAGGGTTTCAAGCTATCGCCGTTGAGCCGGATGACTCTCCTGTCTTATCCGGTGGTACACCAGGTCCCCATAAAATTCAAGGTCTTGGGGCCGGTTTTGTACCTGCAATCTTAAACACCGCGTGTTACGATGAAGTGATTCGTGTGAAAAATCAGGAAGCATTTGAAATGGGACGGAATTTGGCTCGGGAAGAAGGAATTTTAGCAGGGATTTCTTCTGGAGCCGCTTATCAGGCGGCGCATATTGTGGCGCATCGCTCTGAAAATAAAGGGAAACTGATCGTAGTCATATTACCTGATACTGGTGAACGCTACCTGTCTACGCAATTGTTTCAAGAACAATAG
- a CDS encoding capping complex subunit for YIEGIA, with amino-acid sequence MSGINIYAIIATEAHDINIVNPGNSVLIRAKNEEEQQVIMREIALAVMGDVVKLSNGMYMIVTAVR; translated from the coding sequence ATGTCCGGCATTAACATTTATGCGATCATTGCTACCGAAGCGCATGATATCAATATCGTGAATCCTGGCAATTCTGTCTTGATACGCGCCAAAAATGAAGAAGAGCAACAGGTGATCATGCGGGAAATAGCTTTAGCCGTTATGGGCGATGTCGTAAAATTAAGCAATGGCATGTATATGATCGTTACAGCCGTTCGTTAG
- a CDS encoding YIEGIA domain-containing protein, translated as MKALVLTTPHLYLIVIAIIGGTLARIATLREDYRQYPSFPNGYLNQAVFGFVASTLGAVAIPALMANNFTAVTFLTLALTQFQNVRKLELNSLQLLEETEYTKRGNAYIDGIAKTFEARNYISLLVAIAIGICMEVLEHKSILLRILVSIIAGLAVFFGLTRFSRGKRIGDIAEVRQGEILIQNDELYVDTIFVSNRIGIERGQEMILNEGMAVVVYPKSQHYRIALDNFGQRQAILFEITRSLGVKRYHYTRKNYEDGRIVFFVVPILHDIETMIQVVRHTPVLESIKKTHLFLRKWEEEHVRH; from the coding sequence GTGAAAGCACTTGTATTGACAACTCCACACCTCTATCTGATTGTCATCGCGATCATTGGCGGTACACTTGCCCGAATCGCTACACTTCGGGAAGATTACCGGCAATACCCCTCGTTTCCAAACGGATATTTGAATCAGGCAGTGTTTGGGTTCGTAGCCTCCACATTAGGCGCAGTGGCCATTCCTGCTCTCATGGCGAACAATTTTACAGCCGTTACATTTCTGACTCTTGCATTGACGCAATTTCAAAACGTAAGAAAATTGGAATTGAACAGTCTGCAACTTTTAGAAGAAACGGAATATACGAAACGGGGAAATGCGTACATAGACGGCATTGCCAAAACGTTTGAAGCAAGAAATTACATTTCCCTGCTGGTTGCGATCGCAATCGGTATATGTATGGAAGTCTTGGAGCACAAAAGCATTCTGTTGCGCATCCTTGTCAGCATCATTGCTGGTCTTGCCGTTTTCTTTGGATTGACCAGATTTTCAAGAGGAAAACGGATCGGAGACATCGCGGAAGTACGGCAAGGGGAGATTTTGATTCAAAACGATGAATTATACGTCGATACTATATTTGTATCCAATCGGATTGGCATCGAACGTGGCCAGGAAATGATCCTGAATGAAGGAATGGCAGTTGTCGTATATCCCAAATCCCAACACTACCGGATCGCTCTTGATAACTTTGGCCAAAGACAAGCCATCCTGTTTGAAATCACGCGAAGTCTAGGTGTGAAACGCTACCATTATACGCGAAAAAATTATGAAGATGGACGCATTGTCTTTTTTGTTGTCCCGATTCTACATGATATCGAAACGATGATCCAAGTGGTTCGGCATACCCCGGTTCTGGAAAGCATCAAAAAAACGCATCTTTTTTTAAGAAAGTGGGAAGAAGAACATGTCCGGCATTAA